The genomic segment TAGTGCAATTGGTCGCTGAAGCGGTACAGCCCGGCAGTCTGTGTAAGGAGGAGCCGACTCGTGTCCTAGCGGCCAAAGCTGCGTAAAGGTGATTCCGGACCCGGAGGTGAGGCATGAAGGGGAACCATGCCGAGATGCGCATCGGCGTCTATGTATGCCATTGTGGGACGAACATCGCCGGCACAGTGAACGTCCAGGCGGTGGCGGAGTATGCCGCGTGCCTGCCAGGGGTGGTGGTGGCGCGCGACTACAAGTACATGTGCTCTGACCCGGGACAGGAGCTGATCCGCAAGGACATCCAGGAGCTGGGGCTGAACCGCATCGTCGTGGCCTCGTGTTCCCCGCTGTTGCACGAGCACACCTTCCGCTCGGCCACTGCGGCGGGCGGGCTGAACCCCTTCTTCGCGCACATGGTCAACATCCGAGAGCATGACTCCTGGGTCCACACCGACCAGACAGCCGCTACCGAAAAGGCGAAAGAGCTGGTCCGGGCGGCGGTGGAACGGGTGGCCTATCATAGGCCCCTGGAGAGGAAACGGGTGCCCATTCGCCCTGAGGTGCTGGTGGTGGGAGGGGGGATTGCTGGCATCCACGCCGCGCTCACCCTGGCCAACGCCGGCAAACACGTCTACCTGGTGGAGCGGGAGCCGACTATCGGCGGGCATATGGCCAAGTTCGACAAGACCTTCCCCACGCTGGACTGCGCGGCCTGCATCCTCACCCCCAAGATGACCGCCGTCAAGGCCCATCCCAACATCACCCTCTGGACTTATTCGGAAGTTACGAACATCGAGGGATTTGTGGGGAATTACCGGGTGACCGTCAAGCGCCGGCCGCGCTACGTAGATGAGGAACTCTGTGTGGGGTGCTACCAATGCATCGAGGCCTGCGTGTACAAGGACGCCCGTTTCCCTGATGAGTTCAACCTGGGGCTGGGCCGGCGCAAACCCATCTACATCCCCTTTCCACAGGCTGTACCGCTGGTGGCTGTGATTGACCCTGAGACCTGCATCATGTTCAAGTCCGGCAAGTGTAAGCAGACCTGCCTAGAGGCCTGCGAGCGAGGGGCGATCAACTTCCGCCAGGGGGAGCGATTCGAGCAAATCGAGGTGGGGACTGTGATCCTAGCGACTGGCTTCCAGACCTTCGACGCCCGGCGTATTCCCTATTATGGATACGGTCGCTACCCTAACGTGTACACTAGCCTCGAGGTGGAGCGGCTCTTGAACGCGGCCGGCCCCACCGGCGGCGAGGTGATCCTGCGTAATGGCGAGCGCCCCAAAAACGTGGGCATCATCCACTGCGTCGGCTCGCGCGATGAGAACACCAACCGTTGGTGCTCGCGCGTGTGCTGCATGTACTCCCTCAAACTGG from the Anaerolineae bacterium genome contains:
- a CDS encoding CoB--CoM heterodisulfide reductase iron-sulfur subunit A family protein; amino-acid sequence: MKGNHAEMRIGVYVCHCGTNIAGTVNVQAVAEYAACLPGVVVARDYKYMCSDPGQELIRKDIQELGLNRIVVASCSPLLHEHTFRSATAAGGLNPFFAHMVNIREHDSWVHTDQTAATEKAKELVRAAVERVAYHRPLERKRVPIRPEVLVVGGGIAGIHAALTLANAGKHVYLVEREPTIGGHMAKFDKTFPTLDCAACILTPKMTAVKAHPNITLWTYSEVTNIEGFVGNYRVTVKRRPRYVDEELCVGCYQCIEACVYKDARFPDEFNLGLGRRKPIYIPFPQAVPLVAVIDPETCIMFKSGKCKQTCLEACERGAINFRQGERFEQIEVGTVILATGFQTFDARRIPYYGYGRYPNVYTSLEVERLLNAAGPTGGEVILRNGERPKNVGIIHCVGSRDENTNRWCSRVCCMYSLKLAHLIKERTGAEVYNFYIDIRAPGKAFEEFYNRVAEEGVHFIRGKVADVYPETPGDGYGRLILQAEDTLLGMIRKIPVDMVVLAVGLEPQPDAEEVRRRFNISCSAEGWFLERHPKLAPVNTFTDGIFLAGACQGPKDIPDTVAQAGAAAAEALTLIDTGFIELEPNTAYIVEEHCSGCKTCIPLCPYNAIAFNTATGKAVITEVLCKGCGVCVAACPSGSIRQNLFEDEEIFAEIEGLLAMAAV